A genomic segment from Arcobacter acticola encodes:
- a CDS encoding class I SAM-dependent DNA methyltransferase, whose translation MGLDLYARVEPFLSFEEEIYTLHKEFLKFIMVNDLDNIIDIGCGQGYFLENLMVNKKTAFGIDLSVEQIKACEERNLNAKVIDLADVKEKFDCATAIFDVLNYIPKEDLKSFITQVNIVLNQGAYFIFDVNSLFGFEEVAQGCITIDLEDKFISIDANFENNKLQTDITLFTKENGGLFSKESDSIIQEYHTKEFLRKLLKECNFEIQEIKKFNLHTDEHADKLIFICKKIA comes from the coding sequence ATGGGCTTAGATTTATACGCAAGGGTTGAGCCTTTTTTAAGTTTCGAAGAAGAAATTTATACATTACATAAAGAATTTCTAAAATTTATTATGGTGAATGATCTTGATAATATTATTGATATTGGATGTGGTCAAGGATATTTTTTAGAAAATTTAATGGTAAATAAAAAAACTGCTTTTGGAATTGATTTAAGTGTTGAGCAAATAAAAGCTTGTGAAGAGCGAAATTTAAATGCCAAAGTTATAGATTTAGCTGATGTAAAAGAGAAATTTGATTGTGCAACAGCTATTTTTGATGTATTAAATTATATTCCAAAAGAAGATTTAAAATCATTCATAACTCAAGTAAATATTGTTTTAAATCAAGGTGCTTATTTTATTTTTGATGTAAACTCTCTCTTTGGATTTGAAGAAGTTGCTCAAGGATGTATTACTATTGACCTTGAAGATAAATTTATATCAATAGATGCAAACTTTGAAAACAATAAACTCCAAACGGATATCACTCTTTTTACCAAAGAAAATGGCGGCCTGTTTTCTAAAGAGAGTGATTCTATAATCCAAGAATATCACACAAAAGAGTTTTTAAGAAAACTTCTAAAAGAGTGTAATTTTGAAATTCAAGAGATAAAAAAGTTTAATTTACATACAGATGAACATGCTGATAAATTAATCTTTATTTGTAAAAAAATAGC
- the hisG gene encoding ATP phosphoribosyltransferase gives MLTIALPKGRIAEETLDKFEKAFGEKFIFEDRKLILEKAGFRFLNVRNQDVPTYVMHGAADLGVVGLDVLEEKEYDLIKLLDLQLGRCKVAFGLRAGEQLDFNKSKITIATKHEVIAKKYFEQKAMAVEIIKLYGSIELAPLVGLCDCIVDIVETGETMKQNGLEVGPTIMESSAHLIANKNSFYAKKDLILDLKERIEAHL, from the coding sequence ATGCTAACAATTGCATTGCCTAAGGGAAGAATTGCTGAAGAAACTCTTGATAAATTTGAAAAAGCTTTTGGTGAAAAATTTATTTTTGAAGACAGAAAATTAATACTAGAAAAAGCTGGATTTAGATTTTTAAATGTAAGAAATCAAGATGTACCAACTTATGTAATGCATGGAGCAGCTGATTTAGGTGTTGTTGGCCTTGATGTACTTGAAGAAAAAGAGTACGACTTAATTAAGCTTTTAGATTTACAACTTGGACGTTGTAAAGTTGCTTTTGGATTAAGAGCAGGTGAACAATTAGACTTTAATAAAAGTAAAATTACGATTGCTACAAAACACGAAGTAATTGCAAAAAAATATTTTGAACAAAAAGCAATGGCTGTTGAAATTATTAAACTTTATGGTTCTATTGAATTAGCACCTTTAGTTGGCCTTTGTGATTGTATTGTTGATATTGTAGAAACAGGTGAAACAATGAAACAAAATGGACTTGAAGTTGGTCCTACTATTATGGAAAGTAGCGCACATTTAATTGCAAATAAAAACTCTTTTTATGCTAAAAAAGATTTAATTTTAGACTTAAAAGAAAGAATAGAAGCACACTTATAA